The following nucleotide sequence is from Blastococcus sp. Marseille-P5729.
AAACCCGGCTCGGACTCCAGGATGGTGCGGAAGCCCGCTCGCACCAGCGCCTGATCGTCGACCAGCAGGATTCGCGTCATGGATGGACTTCCCTCGTCGCTCGTGCGTCATCGCCTGGCCCGCGCGGGCCAGGCTCAGCCGGGTTGGCCGGGTTGGCCGGGTTGGCCGGGTCGGCCGGGTCGGTCGGCTTGCTGGACGGCTGCGGCACCGGGATCGCGGCGCGGACCAGCCAACCGCCGCGGGAGCGCGGCCCGGCCTCCAGCTCGCCGCCGAGCGCGATCACCCGCTCCCGCATACCGACGAGCCCGAGCCCTCCGCCGGGTGTCGGGGTGCTCGGTTGAATCACGGGTTGAGCGGGTCCGCTTGCGGTGGCTGCTGGCAGGCCGTCGTCGGCGATCTCGACCTCGACGTCCGCGGCCGTGTAACGCAGCCGGACGTCGACCGCGGCATTCGGTCGTGCGTGCTTTCGCGCGTTGGTCAGCGACTCCTGGGTGACCCGGTAGATCGTCAGCCCGACCGCGGGAGACAACGCGCGCCGCTCACCGACCGTCGTGAACGTGACCTGCTGACCGGTGGAGCGAGCCGCATCGAGCAACGACGAGAGGTCATCGAGAGTGGGCGGTGGTCCCTCCTCGGACGCCGAGTCGTTGCGCAGCGCGGCGACCATCGTGCGTAGCTCGCCGATGGCCTCCCGGGCGGACTGCTCCACGGTGCGCAACATGGCTGCGGCGCGGTCGGGGTCGGACTCCAGCACCCGCCGCGCCGCGCCTGCCTGGATGCCCATTGCCGAGACGTGATGCGCGACGACGTCGTGCAGCTCGCGGGCGATCCGCACGCGTTCCAGGCCGACCGCCTGCTCGGCCAGCTGCACCTGCTGGGCAGTGATCTCGCCGTGCGCGCGGTCGAGGTCGGCGCGGGCGAGCGCGTCGCGCCACGCGCGATCTCCGAACAGCCAGGCGCCGATGAAGAACGCCGCGTTGATCATCAGCTGGATCGCCACGAAGGCGACGTACCCCGACCGGTCCGCTGCCACCTGTGGGTCGTCGAGATGGCGCAGTACGCCGATCACGAACCAGGCGGCCATTGACAGCACGATGAGCAGCCGGCTGCCGAACGCCAGTCGGCGATTCGTCTCCCACGCACCGACGGCGTACACCCCGACGAAGAGGCAGACCTGCGAGGCGTAGAACTCGAGGACGCCGAGCTCCATGGCGGCGATGTAGATCACGGCCTGCGTGAGCATCGCTGGGACCGGCCAACGCCGGCGAACGGCGATGGGCACGGCGAGCGCGCACGAGGCGAGAAGGGGCACCCATACCGGCTGGGGCTCCAGGAGATTCGCCTTGATGGACAGCAGCGCGACCAGGGCGCCGACGCCGGCCAATGCTGCGGCGAGCAGCAGGTCGATGCGCGCAGCCCGCGCATCGGGGCGACGACGGGTGGGCATGCGTTTGACCCTATGCAATCGGCCCACGCCGACGCCTCCGCCGTACGACGGAGAACGGACGTTACCGGCGGCGGCGATGTCGATCAGCAGCGGTAGATCAGCGGCGCCCCGCTACCGCGCAAGGCGGCGGACGGTGTCCCAGGTACGGGTCGTGACCTCCTTGCCGAAGGTCCGCTCGATGACCGTCATGAAGGCGCCGCCGCGTGGGCCCGGCACATAGCTGCAGAACGACTCGGTTCCCCGCAGGTCGTGGATTGTCCCGTCGGAGTGCACCACGGGCAGCGGCGGCGGTTCGGCAGGCTCGGACAGATGGAAGGTGACGACCTTCTTGGCGCCGTCGGCCAGCGGCCAGTCCTTCCACGGATCGGCCGCGATGAGCGCGCGCAGCTCGTCCACCGGCCGGACGATGGTCAGGAAGGTGCGCCCGAGACGTTCCTCCAGCGCGCGCTCCGCACGTCGGCGAACGGTGGCGGGGGCGCACCGGCGTCCCGCGCGGAACAGCACGTTGCCGCTGGCCAGCACGGTGCTGACCTCGTCGAAGCCCGCCGCCTCGAAGGCTGCGCGAAGCTCGGCGGACGGCGCGTTCGTCGGACTGACTCCGCGCAGCAGGGCCGCGTACTCGACCTGGGTCATGGTGCTCACCGTAACCGGCGGCCCCGTCTAAGGCGCGGGCCGGATGGTCGCCATCCGGGTCACGGTCATCTCCTCGATCGCGAAGCGCGGACCTTCGCGACCGATGCCCGAGTCCTTGACCCCGCCGTACGGCGCGATGTCCGAGCGGAATCCCGGGACCTCGTTCACCACGATCCCGCCGGCCTCGATCTGCTCGATCGCCTCGAACGCGGTCTGCAGCGACGAGGTGTAGATCGCACAGTGCAGTCCGTAGCGCGAGTCGTTGACCTCGTCGTACGCCGACGGCAGGTCGGGAACGGTCTTCAGGCACACCACCGGCCCGAACACCTCCTCACGCCACACCTGAGCATCACCGGGGACGTCGCTCAGCACGGTGGGGCGGACGACGCGACCGTCGGTCGATCCGCCCGCGAGCACAGTCGCGCCCGCGGCGACAGCATCGTCGACCCACTGCTGCACCCGTTCGGTGGAGCCTGCGTCGATCAGCGGCGCCACCCTGGTGTCGGCCGACCGTGGATCACCGACCACCACCCGGTCCAGCGCATCGATGACCTTCGATGTGAACTCCTGTGCGACGGGCTCCTCGACGAGCACCCGCTGCACCGAGATACAGGCCTGGCCGTTGGCGTAGAACCCGCCTCGTACGACGGCGTCCGCGGCGGCGTCGAGATCGGCGTCCGCGGCCACCACCAGGGCTGCGTTCGAACCCAGCTCGAGCACCACCTTGCGCGGGGCGGCGGCCCGGGCGATCTGGTGACCCACGCCGGCGGACCCGGTGAAGGACACCATCCCGATGCGCGGGTCGGTCGTGAGCGCCTCGCCGACCTCCGGCCCGCCGGAGACGAGCTGGATGCCGGACGCTGGGCCGCCCGCCTCTACCAGCGCCTCGCGCATGAGGTGCACGAGCCACAGGGTGGCCAGCGGGGCCTGCGGCGGCGGCTTGAGGATCACCGGACAACCGGCCGCGACGGCCGGCGCCAGCTTGTGGCAGGCCAGCAGCACCGGGTAGTTGAAGCCGGTGATGCCGACGACGACCCCAATCGGACGCCGGGTCCAAAAGCCGATCAGGCCCTCGCCGGCCGGCAGCATGTCCAGCGGCACCGTCTCGCCGTGCAGCCGGGCCACCTCCTCGGCCGCGGTGCTGAGGGTCAGCGCCGAGCGAGCCGTCTCGACCCGGCAGTCGACCAGCGGCTTGCCGGTCTCGAGCACCAGAAGATCCTCGATCTCCGTCTGCCGTTCGACGAACCGTTCGTACGCCAGCCGCAGTGCCTTGGTACGCACATGGGACGGCAGCGCAGCCATGGCCGGCCGCGCATCCACAGCGATATCCACAGCCTTCGAAGCGAGTTCTTTCGATCCGACCGGCGCCCGGCCGACCACCGAGCCGTCGTATGGAAACAGCACATCGGCGTACGTCGATGGCTCGACCCATGCCTCGCCAATCGGCAGTCCTGCAGGGAAATCTGGCATTACCTGGCCTCATTCAGGAAGATCGATGCGGTCTCGGCGTACACCCGGGCGCAGGTCTTGACGTCGTCCACCCCGACCCACTCGTCGGCCTGGTGCGCGATCCACTTATCCCCAGGACCGTATACCACGCTGTGCAGCGCCGCGTCACGTACCAGGATGGTGCCGTCGGTCGTCCCGGGGACGCCGCCGTACGCCGGCTGTGAGCCGACGACGTTGACGTGCGCCTGGACCAACGCCGAGACGACCGGGGAATCGATCGGGGTGTCGACGGGCGGGCGGTCGTCGATGACGTCGGCCTCGGCCTTGCAGTCCGACTCGAGCGCGGTCTCGTCAACGATCTGCCGGATCTGGAACAGCAGGTCATCGTGATCGACCGCCGGGGTGGTCCGAATGTCGCAGAGGAAGACTGCGCGCGCCGGGATCACGTTGAGCTGGTCGAGATCTCCGGCCTGGATCATCGTCGTGGTGATGTAGTCGTCGCCGAGGTGTTCATGGGTGCCGTTGCGCTGCTGAAGCTGATCCTGCAGCTCGGCCAGCCGCACGATCATCCGCGCAGCGACCGGCACCGGGTTTCGGCCGTGCTGGGGCATCGCGCCGTGCGCCATCTTGCCGAAGACCGTGACCCGCAGCCGGATCGCGCCCTTGCTGACCGCGCACACCTCGTAGTCCTCGGGCTCGCAGACGACGACGCCGTCGATCTCCTTGGCCAGCGGCTGCTTGGCGAAGTGTTTGGCGCCGAGCATCATGCCCTCCTCGTCACACAGCGCGGCGACGACGATGCGCCCGGGGAACTCGCCCTGCAGCTGCAGCGCGCGTACGCCGTACATCGCGGCGGCCAGCCCGCCCTTCATGTCCGCGGATCCACGACCGAGCAGCCGCCCGTCGCGGATCTCCGCGCAGTACGGCGGGAACGACCAGTCGCTGTGAGACCCCGGGCTCACGACGTCGGTGTGCCCCTCGAACATCAGCGTCGGGCCGGGAATGCCACAGTCCAGCACCGCGACGACGTTCGGGCGGCCGGGGACGACGTCCTCGACGGTCGGATCCCAGCCCCACTCTCGCATCTTCCCGGCGACCGCCTCGGCGGCCTCGGCCTCGGTGTGCGGGCTCTGGACCGAGTGCGGCGGGTCGGTGTCGTACACGCTGGGGATCCGCACCAGTTGTTGTACGAATCCGATCAGCTCGTCGTCCTCGACGTCCCAGTTCGCGGTCACGGCCACCATCCCTCGCCCGTCGGCACCAGACCGCCAACATATCGGCCCACCAGCTGGACGCACGAAAGTTGCCCGGCCGCGCGCGCCGATCGGGCCGTTACTCGCTGGTAGGGGGCCGCCGGCTTCGCGGTACCCGGGATCGCGGCGGCGGCTCCCTATGATCCGAACAAGGCGGTCACCAGCCGAAGGCGTAAGAAGAACGGATCAGATCATGACCAGGATCATCAAGGGCCTGCCATCGACGCATGGCGATGACTAAGGTGATCAGGCGAGCAGATCCTCGGTACTGACGCCGGCCAGCGACCTGCGCAGGGTCGGGATCGCGGCGACTAGCCGCTTGGTGTATTCGGACTGCGGGTCGCCGTACACCTGGTCGGTGTCGCCGATCTCGACCAGCTTGCCCTCCTTGAGGACGGCGACCCGCTGGCACAGATGCCGGACGACGGACAGGTCGTGCGAGACGAACACCAGCGTCAGCGACCGATCGCGTACCAGCCTGTTGATCAGGTTCAGCACTTGGGCGCGTACCGACACATCGAGCGCCGACACTGGCTCGTCGGCGATCAGGATGCTCGGGTTGGGCGCGAGTGCCCGCGCGATGGAGATCCGCTGGCGCTGTCCACCGGAGAACTGGTGCGGGTAGCGATCGGCGTACGACGGGTCGATGCCGACGTCCTCGAGCAGCTTGTCGATGTCGGCGCTCGTATGCGAGATGCCCTGCGCGTCGAGGGGCTCAGCCACGATGTCGCGGACCTTCATCCGCGGGTCCAGCGAGCTCATCGGGTCCTGGAAGACCATCTGCAGCTTGCTGCGCAGCTGATTCACGTGCTTGCCGTTCTTCGACAGGTCGATGCCCGCGACCTCGATCTCCCCGGACGTCGGCTCGTCGAGCCCGGCGAGGATACGCAGCAACGTGGTCTTGCCCGACCCGGACTCACCGACGATGGCGAAGCGCTCGCCGGCGGCGACCTCGAAGGACACGTGGTCCAGCCCGAGAGTGACACCCGGCGTAGTGAACAGCGACGTGCGCCGCAGCGGGTACTCGCGGGTGAGCTCAGCGGCCCGGATGATCGGCTCGCCCATCACGCTCTCCGCATCCGGAGGCAGCGGGGTGAAACCCGCCGCGAGAGGACGGCGCTCATCGCGGCATCTCGATCGGGTGGTAGCAGGCGTAGCCGCTGTTGCCGCTGACGGCGTCCACCGGCTGGCCATCGCGTGTCGTCCACGGCGGTACGACGGTGCACTCGTCGGTCGCGTTGGGACACCGGTTGCGGAACACGCAGCCGTCGGGGAACCGCCCCGCCGGCGGAACCGAGCCGGGAATCGCCTGCAGGTTGCCCTCCTCATCCACTTCGTCCAGATCGGACGACGCCAGCAACCCGGCCGTGTAGGGATGGCGCGGCGACTCGAACACCTCGTGCACCGTGCCGGCCTCGACGACGCACCCGCCGTACATCACAAGCACCCGGTGGCACATCATCGCCACCACCGCCAGGTCGTGGGTGATGAACAGCAGCGCCGAGTCGTGCAGGTCAGCCTCCTCGCGGATCAGGTCGAGCACCTGCGCCTGCACGGTGACATCCAGCGCGGTCGTCGGCTCGTCGCAGATCAGCAGCGACGGGTCGTTGGCCAGGGCGATCGCGATCACCACCCGCTGCCGCTGCCCGCCGGAGAGCTGATGCGGGTACTTCTCGGCCGACTGTTCCGGGTCGGGAAGTCCGACCTGCTCGAGCAGCTTCACCGCCTCCCGCATCGCCGTCTTCTTCGAGGGCTGGGTGTCGTGGATCAGCATCGTCTCGGCGATCTGCCGGCCGATCTTCATCGACGGGTTCAGTGCCGTCATCGGCTCCTGGAACACCATCGCGACGTCCTTGCCGCGATGCGCGGCAAGCTGCTTCTCGCGCAGCGCCATCAGGTCGACGTCGTTCAGGACGACGCGGCCGGACGCCGACAGGTTCTCGGCCAGCAGGCCGATGATCGCCAGCGAGGTCACCGACTTGCCCGAGCCGGACTCGCCGATCAGCCCGACGCGCTCGTCGCCGTCGATGGAGAAGGTGACGCCGTCCAGCAGCCGGAAGTTCGCCGTGTCGACGCACAGGTTCTCGACCGTCAGCACCCGCCGCTTACTACAACGGGTGTCAGCAGGAGGGGTGGGCGCGCTCATCGTGCCTCCGAGAGGGTGACGTCGAACTTGTCGCGCAGTCCGTCGCCGAGCAGGTTGAAGCCGATCACGGCGAGCGCGATCGCAACGCCCGGCACCACCCCGAGTCGCAGGGCCCGGTAGAGAACGGCCTGCGAGTCGAAGAGCATGGTGCCCCAGGTGGCGTTCGGCGGGGGAGTTCCGAGGCCGAGGAAGGACAGCCCCGCCTCGGCGAGGATCGCGATCGCGAAGGCGACCGAGGCCTGCACGATCACGACGCTGGCGATGTTGCGCAGCACGTGCTTGAGCGCGATCTTGAACGATCCGTGCCCCGCGGCCCGCGCCGCCATGATGTAGTCCGTCTGCAGCACCTGCAAGGTGCCTGCCCGAGCGACGCGGGCGAACGACGGGATCGTCGCGATTCCGATGGCCACCATCGCGATCAGGGTCGAGGCACCGTAGATGGACTTCAGCATGATCGCCAGCAGCAGCGCGGGGAAGGCCAGCAGCAGATCGTTGCCGCGCATTACCAGCTCGCTGACCCACCGCCGTTTGGTCATTGCTGCCCAGATCCCGAGCGGTACGCCGATGCAGGCCGCGATGCTGACGGCCACGATGCCCACCAGCAGCGTCGTCCGGGCCCCGACCATGATCCGGCTCGTCACGTCGCGGCCGTAGATGTCACCGCCCAGCCAGTGCGAGCCGCTGAACTGCGCGTACTTCTCGGTCACCGAGTTCAGGTTGGGTGGGTACGGCGTCCAGAAGATGGAGATCACGCCCACGAGCACGATCAGCCCGACGAGGAACCCGCCGATCAGCAGGTTCCAGTTCAGCTCGCCGAGCCGGCTTCGGCGCTGGGGCTTGATGGCGGCAGTCGCGGTCATCGGTTGCTCCGCAGGCGGGGGTCGAGGAAGACGTACAGCAGCTCGACGATCAGCGTGATCAGCAGCGTGATGAACACCAGCACCATCACGATCGACTGGACGCCGATCAGATCGCGGTTGGCGACCTCGGTCAGCAGCATGTCGCCCAGGCCGGGGATCACGAACACCCGCTCGACGACGACCGCGCCGACCAGCAGAGTTGTCAGCTGCAGCCCGAGCACTGTCACGACGGGGATCGAGGCGTTGCGCAGCCCGTGCCGGATGATCGCCTGGTAGGGCGTGAGCCCCTTCGCGCGGGCGGTACGCATGTAATCGGCCTTGAGGACGTCGAGGACCGCTGACCGCACGTATCGAGAGAGGACGGCGCCCTGTACCAGCCCGAGCGACAGCGCCGGCAGGGTGATCTGGCGCAGGAACATGACGAAGTCTTCCTGCGGCGCGGTGTATCCGCCGACCTTGAACCAGCCGACGCGCAGCGCTAGGTAGTTGATCAGGATCAGGCCGAGCCCGAACGCCGGGATCGCGACGCCGATCTGCGAGATCACCGACAGGACCGCTCCGCTCGGGCGGCGGTGCCGCACGGCCATGACGATGCCGAATGGGACGGCGATGACCAGCGCGACCACCATCCCGCACAGCACCAGCACGAGGGTCCGGTTGAGCTTCTCCCAGATCTGCGGGCTGAGGTCGAAGTCGCCGATCCACGCGCGGCCAAAGTCGCCCTGCATCATGCCGGTGATCCACTCGACGTACCGCACGAACCACGGCCGGTTCAGCCCGAACTTCTCCCGCAGCGCCGCGACGGAGGCGTCGTCGGCGTTCAGCCCGAGCGCGACGCGGGCGGGATCACCTGGCAGCAGGTTCATGAAGGCGAACACCACCAGCGAGGCCACGAACAGTGTCAGCAGGAAGATGCCGACTCGCGTCAGGATCTTCACCGCCATACGGTCGCTCCTCGGGTCCGGTTTGGCGCAACATTACCCAACTCGCCACTGGCTGCGCCCGCTGATCGCGGCACGGACGGGGCCGGACAACCAGACCCTTCTTCCGCATCGTGAGCGAGGACGGTGAGTGCCGGGCGCCTCACGTCCCGTCGGCGTCGAGTGGACGCATCGTGAGCGTCGTCTCCAGTGGATCGAGTCGTAGATGGTCGCGCACATAGCTGCGGGCGGCATCGAAGATATCGACCTCGTGACCGGCCCGCTCCGACAGCAGCCAGCGGTGCTCGAGCACCT
It contains:
- a CDS encoding sensor histidine kinase, with protein sequence MPTRRRPDARAARIDLLLAAALAGVGALVALLSIKANLLEPQPVWVPLLASCALAVPIAVRRRWPVPAMLTQAVIYIAAMELGVLEFYASQVCLFVGVYAVGAWETNRRLAFGSRLLIVLSMAAWFVIGVLRHLDDPQVAADRSGYVAFVAIQLMINAAFFIGAWLFGDRAWRDALARADLDRAHGEITAQQVQLAEQAVGLERVRIARELHDVVAHHVSAMGIQAGAARRVLESDPDRAAAMLRTVEQSAREAIGELRTMVAALRNDSASEEGPPPTLDDLSSLLDAARSTGQQVTFTTVGERRALSPAVGLTIYRVTQESLTNARKHARPNAAVDVRLRYTAADVEVEIADDGLPAATASGPAQPVIQPSTPTPGGGLGLVGMRERVIALGGELEAGPRSRGGWLVRAAIPVPQPSSKPTDPADPANPANPANPAEPGPRGPGDDARATREVHP
- a CDS encoding DUF1697 domain-containing protein, whose protein sequence is MTQVEYAALLRGVSPTNAPSAELRAAFEAAGFDEVSTVLASGNVLFRAGRRCAPATVRRRAERALEERLGRTFLTIVRPVDELRALIAADPWKDWPLADGAKKVVTFHLSEPAEPPPLPVVHSDGTIHDLRGTESFCSYVPGPRGGAFMTVIERTFGKEVTTRTWDTVRRLAR
- a CDS encoding aldehyde dehydrogenase family protein; its protein translation is MPDFPAGLPIGEAWVEPSTYADVLFPYDGSVVGRAPVGSKELASKAVDIAVDARPAMAALPSHVRTKALRLAYERFVERQTEIEDLLVLETGKPLVDCRVETARSALTLSTAAEEVARLHGETVPLDMLPAGEGLIGFWTRRPIGVVVGITGFNYPVLLACHKLAPAVAAGCPVILKPPPQAPLATLWLVHLMREALVEAGGPASGIQLVSGGPEVGEALTTDPRIGMVSFTGSAGVGHQIARAAAPRKVVLELGSNAALVVAADADLDAAADAVVRGGFYANGQACISVQRVLVEEPVAQEFTSKVIDALDRVVVGDPRSADTRVAPLIDAGSTERVQQWVDDAVAAGATVLAGGSTDGRVVRPTVLSDVPGDAQVWREEVFGPVVCLKTVPDLPSAYDEVNDSRYGLHCAIYTSSLQTAFEAIEQIEAGGIVVNEVPGFRSDIAPYGGVKDSGIGREGPRFAIEEMTVTRMATIRPAP
- a CDS encoding M20 family metallopeptidase, whose protein sequence is MTANWDVEDDELIGFVQQLVRIPSVYDTDPPHSVQSPHTEAEAAEAVAGKMREWGWDPTVEDVVPGRPNVVAVLDCGIPGPTLMFEGHTDVVSPGSHSDWSFPPYCAEIRDGRLLGRGSADMKGGLAAAMYGVRALQLQGEFPGRIVVAALCDEEGMMLGAKHFAKQPLAKEIDGVVVCEPEDYEVCAVSKGAIRLRVTVFGKMAHGAMPQHGRNPVPVAARMIVRLAELQDQLQQRNGTHEHLGDDYITTTMIQAGDLDQLNVIPARAVFLCDIRTTPAVDHDDLLFQIRQIVDETALESDCKAEADVIDDRPPVDTPIDSPVVSALVQAHVNVVGSQPAYGGVPGTTDGTILVRDAALHSVVYGPGDKWIAHQADEWVGVDDVKTCARVYAETASIFLNEAR
- a CDS encoding ATP-binding cassette domain-containing protein, whose amino-acid sequence is MGEPIIRAAELTREYPLRRTSLFTTPGVTLGLDHVSFEVAAGERFAIVGESGSGKTTLLRILAGLDEPTSGEIEVAGIDLSKNGKHVNQLRSKLQMVFQDPMSSLDPRMKVRDIVAEPLDAQGISHTSADIDKLLEDVGIDPSYADRYPHQFSGGQRQRISIARALAPNPSILIADEPVSALDVSVRAQVLNLINRLVRDRSLTLVFVSHDLSVVRHLCQRVAVLKEGKLVEIGDTDQVYGDPQSEYTKRLVAAIPTLRRSLAGVSTEDLLA
- a CDS encoding ABC transporter ATP-binding protein, which translates into the protein MSAPTPPADTRCSKRRVLTVENLCVDTANFRLLDGVTFSIDGDERVGLIGESGSGKSVTSLAIIGLLAENLSASGRVVLNDVDLMALREKQLAAHRGKDVAMVFQEPMTALNPSMKIGRQIAETMLIHDTQPSKKTAMREAVKLLEQVGLPDPEQSAEKYPHQLSGGQRQRVVIAIALANDPSLLICDEPTTALDVTVQAQVLDLIREEADLHDSALLFITHDLAVVAMMCHRVLVMYGGCVVEAGTVHEVFESPRHPYTAGLLASSDLDEVDEEGNLQAIPGSVPPAGRFPDGCVFRNRCPNATDECTVVPPWTTRDGQPVDAVSGNSGYACYHPIEMPR
- a CDS encoding ABC transporter permease, with translation MTATAAIKPQRRSRLGELNWNLLIGGFLVGLIVLVGVISIFWTPYPPNLNSVTEKYAQFSGSHWLGGDIYGRDVTSRIMVGARTTLLVGIVAVSIAACIGVPLGIWAAMTKRRWVSELVMRGNDLLLAFPALLLAIMLKSIYGASTLIAMVAIGIATIPSFARVARAGTLQVLQTDYIMAARAAGHGSFKIALKHVLRNIASVVIVQASVAFAIAILAEAGLSFLGLGTPPPNATWGTMLFDSQAVLYRALRLGVVPGVAIALAVIGFNLLGDGLRDKFDVTLSEAR
- a CDS encoding ABC transporter permease — its product is MAVKILTRVGIFLLTLFVASLVVFAFMNLLPGDPARVALGLNADDASVAALREKFGLNRPWFVRYVEWITGMMQGDFGRAWIGDFDLSPQIWEKLNRTLVLVLCGMVVALVIAVPFGIVMAVRHRRPSGAVLSVISQIGVAIPAFGLGLILINYLALRVGWFKVGGYTAPQEDFVMFLRQITLPALSLGLVQGAVLSRYVRSAVLDVLKADYMRTARAKGLTPYQAIIRHGLRNASIPVVTVLGLQLTTLLVGAVVVERVFVIPGLGDMLLTEVANRDLIGVQSIVMVLVFITLLITLIVELLYVFLDPRLRSNR